GCACGGCGACGCCGCCTTCGCGGGGCAGGGCGTCGTGCACGAGACGCTCGAGATGTCCGAGCTCAAGGGCTTCCGGACGGGCGGCACGATCCATCTGATCGTCAACAACCAGATCGGATTCACGACCAGCCCCGCCTACGCGCGCTCCTCGCCGTATCCGTCGGACGTCGCGCGCGGCGTGCAGTGCCCGATCTTCCACGTCAACGCCGACGATCCCGAGGCGGTGGTCAACGTCGCGCGGATGGCGGTCGACTTCCGCCAGATGTTCAAGCGCGACGTCGTGATCGACATGTGGTGCTACCGGCGCAACGGCCACAACGAGGGCGACGAGCCGAGCTTCACGCAGCCCTTGATGTACCGGACGATCGCTCATCATCCTTCGACGCGGCAGATCTATTCGGACGTGCTTGTCGCGGACGGGGTGCTCACGCCGGACGAGGCCGAGGGCATCTTCAAGACGATCAACGGTCAGCTCGACGAGGCCTTCGAGGCGGCCAAGGGCTACAAGGTCAACAAGGCCGACTGGCTGGAAGGTGTCTGGTCCGGGATCGAGCGTGCGCCCTCGGAATACGCGCGCGGCCGCACCGGTGCGGATGCCGACCTCCTGCGCGAGGTCGGCATGACGATGACGAGCCTGCCGTCCGAGCTGCAGGTGCATCGCCGCTTGCAGCGCGTGATCGGCGAGCGGCGCAAGGCGATCGAATCCGGCAAGGACATCGACTGGGCCACGGCCGAGCATCTCGCGTTCGGCACGCTGCTCTGCGAGGGGTATCCCGTGCGGCTGTCCGGCCAGGATTCCGGCCGCGGAACCTTCTCGCAACGGCATGCGACGATCTACGACCAGCAGACCGAGGAACGTTACGTTCCGCTCGATCATCTACGGCCGGATCAGGCGTCGTTCGAGGTGGTCGACAGCTTCCTGTCCGAGGAGGGCGTGGTCGGCTTCGAGTACGGCTACTCGTTGTCCGACCCGAACGCGTTGGTCCTCTGGGAGGCGCAGTTCGGCGATTTCGCCAACGGCGCCCAGGTCTATTTCGACCAGTTCATCGCGCCGGGCGAGGCGAAGTGGCTGCGCATGTCGGGCCTGGTCTGCCTGCTGCCGCACGGGTATGAGGGCCAGGGGCCGGAGCACAGCTCGGCACGTCTCGAGCGCTTCCTCCAGCTCTACGCCGAGGACAACATCCAGGTCGTCTATCCGTCGACGCCCGCCAGCTACTTCCACGCGCTGCGGCGCCAGCTGCACCGGCCGTTCCGCAAGCCGCTGATCGTGATGACGCCCAAGTCGCTGCTGCGGCTCAAGCGCTGCGTCTCGACGCTCGAGGACATGGGGCCGGGCTCGACCTTCCATCGCGTGCTGACCGAGTACGACACCGATCATGCGCGCGACGCCAAGGTCGAGCGGGTCGTGCTGTGCACCGGCAAGGTGTTCTACGACCTGCAGGCGGCCCGGGCCGAGCGTGACCTCGACGACAAGGTCGCGATCGTCCGCCTCGAGCAGCTGGCGCCGTTCCCGCAAGACGCCATCGGCGAGGTATTGCGCCGTTTCTCCCACGCCAAGACCTTTGTCTGGTGCCAGGAAGAGCCGCGCAACATGGGCGCGTGGTCGTTCATCGGCCCGCGTCTGGAGGTCGTGCTCGAGGAACTGGGCGCGCAGCAGTCCCGGCCTCTCTATGCCGGGCGCAAGGCGGCGGCTTCGCCCGCCACCGGGTACGCCTCGCAGCACGCGCGCGAGCAGGAGCAGTTGGTCGAGCAGGCGCTGGTCGGCTGAGACGAGGTTGTCGCGAACACCCGGTGACGTGAAGGCGTTGTCCTAGACGACCGGATGAGGAGAGAGACTGTGGAGATCCGCGTGCCCACCCTGGGCGAATCCGTGACCGAGGCGACGGTCGCCCGGTGGTTCAAGGCGGCCGGCGACCAGGTGGCGGCGGACGAGCCGTTGCTCGAGCTCGAGACCGACAAGGTCAGCCTGGAGGTGCCGGCTCCTGCGGCCGGCGTGCTGTCCGAGATCGCGGTCGAGGAGGGCGCCGAGGTCGAGGTCGGCGCGGTGCTCGGCATGATCGAGGAAGGCGGCCAGGCCGCCCCCGCGCCCAAGGCCGAGCCGGCGAAGGCTGCCGACACGAAGGAGGAGACTCCGGCCGGCGACGGCGCGCCTGCGGATGCTGCCGGCGACAAGCCTGCAGCCGAGGCGAAGCCGGCCGCAGGCGAGCCGGGCAAGCAGGCCGGGCCCGCCGCGCGCAAGGCGGCGGCGGAGAGCGGCGTCGACATCGCCTCGATCCAGGGCACGGGCCCGAAGGGCAACGTGACCAAGGCGGACGTCAAGGCGCAGCCCGCTCCGGTCGAGGCCAAGGCGTCCGAGCCGAAGCCGGAGAAGGCGCCGACGCCGTTCCCGGCCGGGCAGGCGGGCGGCGGCCGCGAGGAGCGGGTGCGGATGACCCGCCTGCGCAAGCGGGTCGCCGAGCGGCTGAAGGAAGCTCAGAACACGGCCGCGATGCTGACCACGTTCAACGAGGTCGACATGTCGGCCTTGATGAACCTGCGCAAGCGCTGGCAGGACGACTTCGTCAAGAAGCACGGCACCAAGCTCGGCTTCATGTCGCCCTTCGTGAAGGCGAGCATCGAGGCGCTCAAGGCGTTCCCGGCGGCCAACGCCGAGATCGACGGCGACGAGATCGTCTACAAGTACTACTACGACATCGGCATCGCGGTCAGCACCGACACCGGCCTGGTCGTCCCGGTGCTGCGCGGCGCCGACCGTATGGGCCTGGCCGACATCGAGAAGGGCATCGCCGCGCTCGGCCAGAAGGCGCGCGGCGGCAAGCTCGCCATGGAGGATCTCCAGGGCGGCACCTTCTCGATCACCAATGGCGGCATCTTCGGCTCGATGCTCTCGACGCCGATCCTCAACCCACCGCAGGTCGCGATCCTGGGCATGCACAACATCGTCGAGCGGCCGGTCGTCAAGAACGGCCAGGTCGTGACGGCGCCCATCATGTATGTCGCCCTGTCCTACGATCACCGCATCATCGACGGGCGCGAGGCGGTCAGCTTCCTGGTCCGCGTCAAGCAGTGCCTGGAGACGCCGGAGCGCATGCTCCTCGACGTCTGAGCGTCTCCCGTCCGATCCGTCCGACGGCGCGTCTCGCAAGGACGCGCCGTC
Above is a genomic segment from Geminicoccaceae bacterium SCSIO 64248 containing:
- a CDS encoding 2-oxoglutarate dehydrogenase E1 component, whose product is MATRKELEQTSFLWGANAPFIEDLYGRYLDDAGSVDPSWRSYFDELGSETRDLFLRTRDASQARPGGFNAGAPAWAPAAAAGIGGGEVVSLSDERTKRLIRDHLRVVMLIRAFRVRGHLLAKLDPLGLVQPPPHPELDPATYGFSEEDMDREFFLEGMLGFDKANLRTIVERLRETYAGSIGVEFMHIQHPEQKAWIQARVENTHNKASLNAEERVDVLEQLTQAEVFEKFLQTKFPGTKRFGLDGGESAMPALETVVRRAAELGVDEIVLGMPHRGRLNVLANLMGKPYTAILAEFQGTGFPDEILGSGDVKYHLGTSRDRDLPDGRIVHLSLTANPSHLEAVNPVVSGKVRAKQRLKGDTERSRAMGLLLHGDAAFAGQGVVHETLEMSELKGFRTGGTIHLIVNNQIGFTTSPAYARSSPYPSDVARGVQCPIFHVNADDPEAVVNVARMAVDFRQMFKRDVVIDMWCYRRNGHNEGDEPSFTQPLMYRTIAHHPSTRQIYSDVLVADGVLTPDEAEGIFKTINGQLDEAFEAAKGYKVNKADWLEGVWSGIERAPSEYARGRTGADADLLREVGMTMTSLPSELQVHRRLQRVIGERRKAIESGKDIDWATAEHLAFGTLLCEGYPVRLSGQDSGRGTFSQRHATIYDQQTEERYVPLDHLRPDQASFEVVDSFLSEEGVVGFEYGYSLSDPNALVLWEAQFGDFANGAQVYFDQFIAPGEAKWLRMSGLVCLLPHGYEGQGPEHSSARLERFLQLYAEDNIQVVYPSTPASYFHALRRQLHRPFRKPLIVMTPKSLLRLKRCVSTLEDMGPGSTFHRVLTEYDTDHARDAKVERVVLCTGKVFYDLQAARAERDLDDKVAIVRLEQLAPFPQDAIGEVLRRFSHAKTFVWCQEEPRNMGAWSFIGPRLEVVLEELGAQQSRPLYAGRKAAASPATGYASQHAREQEQLVEQALVG
- the odhB gene encoding 2-oxoglutarate dehydrogenase complex dihydrolipoyllysine-residue succinyltransferase; this translates as MRRETVEIRVPTLGESVTEATVARWFKAAGDQVAADEPLLELETDKVSLEVPAPAAGVLSEIAVEEGAEVEVGAVLGMIEEGGQAAPAPKAEPAKAADTKEETPAGDGAPADAAGDKPAAEAKPAAGEPGKQAGPAARKAAAESGVDIASIQGTGPKGNVTKADVKAQPAPVEAKASEPKPEKAPTPFPAGQAGGGREERVRMTRLRKRVAERLKEAQNTAAMLTTFNEVDMSALMNLRKRWQDDFVKKHGTKLGFMSPFVKASIEALKAFPAANAEIDGDEIVYKYYYDIGIAVSTDTGLVVPVLRGADRMGLADIEKGIAALGQKARGGKLAMEDLQGGTFSITNGGIFGSMLSTPILNPPQVAILGMHNIVERPVVKNGQVVTAPIMYVALSYDHRIIDGREAVSFLVRVKQCLETPERMLLDV